One window of the Eucalyptus grandis isolate ANBG69807.140 chromosome 8, ASM1654582v1, whole genome shotgun sequence genome contains the following:
- the LOC104456415 gene encoding uncharacterized protein At4g15970 — MVESPNPSSTASKGSDGGSSAISIDGTVKSHHGSCDGDGKQGSGFAPATPSSGSGSFALRNLRIVLLFAGLGVSCLLLYGSANPLAAFLPSSFYPARTASKVNGTFNNLDRVLKEASMEDKTVILTTLNDAWAEPGSIFDVFLESFKRGNGTLKLLDHLVIVALDHKAYVRCLKLHPHCYALLTQGTDFSGEADFMSADYLQMMWRRIDFLREILEKGYSLIFTDTDIMWLRDPFPRFYTDADFQIACDYFGGNPSDRNNAPNGGFTYVKSNNRTVEFYKFWYRSREQYPGKHDQDVLNEIKMDPFLDEIGLRMKFLDTAYFGGFCQASRDLNLVCTMHANCCVGLDNKIHDLKILLDDWRQYMKPLPNANPSLSWSVPQDCKGSFNKPHHHHKQQD; from the exons ATGGTGGAGTCTCCGAATCCTTCGTCGACGGCTTCGAAGGGTAGCGACGGCGGCAGCAGTGCGATCAGTATCGACGGGACGGTGAAAAGCCATCATGGGAGCTGCGACGGCGACGGGAAGCAGGGGTCCGGGTTCGctccggcgacgccgtcgagcgGGAGCGGCTCCTTCGCCTTGCGCAATCTGAGGATCGTGCTGCTGTTCGCCGGACTCGGGGTCTCGTGCTTGCTCCTCTACGGCTCGGCCAACCCTCTTGCAGCGTTCTTGCCCAGTTCGTTCTATCCTGCCCGCACCGCTTCCAAG gttaaTGGCACGTTCAACAACTTGGACAGAGTCCTTAAGGAGGCGTCCATGGAGGACAAGACGGTGATACTGACGACCCTGAACGACGCGTGGGCAGAGCCGGGCTCTATATTCGACGTCTTCCTCGAGAGCTTCAAGAGAGGCAATGGGACACTCAAACTCTTGGACCATCTCGTGATCGTCGCGCTCGACCACAAGGCCTATGTCCGCTGCTTGAAGCTGCACCCACACTGCTATGCCCTCCTGACCCAAGGCACCGACTTCTCCGGGGAGGCGGACTTCATGTCGGCCGACTATCTGCAGATGATGTGGAGGAGGATCGATTTCCTCAGGGAGATCCTTGAAAAGGGTTACAGCCTCATCTTCACG GACACGGATATCATGTGGCTCCGGGATCCGTTTCCAAGGTTCTATACTGACGCGGATTTCCAAATTGCTTGCGATTACTTCGGGGGGAACCCGTCCGACAGAAACAATGCGCCAAACGGTGGGTTCACCTACGTGAAGTCGAACAACAGGACGGTCGAGTTCTACAAATTCTGGTACCGCTCCAGAGAACAGTATCCCGGGAAGCATGACCAGGACGTGCTGAACGAGATCAAGATGGACCCCTTCCTTGATGAAATCGGGCTCCGGATGAAGTTCCTGGACACGGCGTATTTTGGGGGGTTCTGCCAGGCGAGCAGGGACTTGAATCTGGTCTGCACGATGCACGCCAACTGCTGCGTCGGCCTCGACAACAAGATCCACGACCTCAAAATTCTGCTCGACGATTGGAGACAATACATGAAGCCGCTCCCTAACGCAAACCCATCCCTGTCCTGGAGCGTCCCGCAAGACTGCAA GGGGTCCTTCAACAAGCCGCATCATCATCATAAGCAGCAAGATTAA
- the LOC104416253 gene encoding rhodanese-like domain-containing protein 8, chloroplastic isoform X1: MSLAAPFAAALLCDVAVAPAFVRLPRLRTSVGGEDGAGDEPVFRHGGPRIRARSASAGGGRASLAVSQLRRRKEGGSSATRGCAALSSGNGADSRRVSGGDFVVVSFYRFVRVENPEEEVAKHLAFLKDLDIHGRIYLNAQGINAQYSGPLADARSYFEWLRENDRFSDILIQISPALSGHAFPKLKVQFKPLVQVDGGIAHLPLLNTSMRATPLEPSEWKKRVVALSRSRDASSGNVDSDCIILDLRNGYEWDIGHFQGARRPEVDCFRSTSFGLSETEVNDSDPLADVNKEKTDVLMYCTGGIRCDVYSTILRKKGFKRLYTLKGGVSHYLENEGPVEWVGNLFVFDSRLSLPPAAYNPRSATQTCDLQHAIKNEKFAKCYLCGSVVQELRHRNCANLDCNLLFLCCPDCVSSFRGCCCSTCMTAPRLRPVLPGHQRYEKWHLYRDLEIQPS; the protein is encoded by the exons ATGAGCCTCGCCGCTCCGTTCGCCGCGGCTCTCCTCTGCGACGTCGCGGTCGCTCCCGCGTTCGTTCGCCTCCCGAGGCTCAGGACCTCCGTCGGCGGCGAGGACGGCGCCGGCGACGAGCCCGTCTTCCGTCACGGGGGCCCGCGGATTCGCGCGCGTTCGGCTTCGGCCGGCGGTGGAAGAGCTTCGCTCGCCGTCTCGCAGCTCCGACGGCGGAAGGAAGGCGGTTCGAGCGCGACGCGCGGCTGCGCGGCCCTTTCTTCTGGAAATGGCGCGGATTCACGGCGAGTCTCCGGAGGAGATTTCGTGGTCGTGAGTTTCTACCGCTTCGTGCGCGTTGAGAACCCGGAGGAGGAGGTCGCGAAGCACCTCGCGTTCTTGAAG GATCTTGATATACACGGTCGGATATATCTCAATGCGCAAGGGATTAATGCGCAG TACAGTGGGCCACTGGCAGATGCTCGCTCATATTTTGAATGGTTGAGAGAAAATGACAGATTCTCGGATATACTAATTCAGATCTCTCCTGCTCTAAGTGGGCATGCATTCCCTAAATTGAAAGTGCAATTTAAGCCCTTGGTACAG GTGGATGGAGGTATTGCCCATCTTCCCCTGCTCAACACTTCTATGAGAGCAACACCTTTAGAACCTTCTGAATGGAAGAAACGAGTTGTAGCACTAAGTAGAAGCCGTGATGCATCCAGTGGGAATGTGGATTCAGACTGCATCATACTGGATCTAAGGAATG GCTATGAGTGGGATATTGGCCATTTTCAGGGGGCTCGACGTCCTGAAGTTGACTGTTTTAGGAGCACTTCATTTGGTCTATCTGAGACAGAG GTCAATGATTCAGATCCCCTAGCAGATGTCAATAAAGAGAAAACAGATGTACTTATGTACTGTACCGGCGGTATCCGCTGTGATGTGTATTCTACCATTTTAAG AAAAAAGGGATTTAAGAGGTTGTACACTTTAAAGGGAGGTGTCTCTCACTATCTTGAGAATGAAGGTCCAGTGGAATGGGTTGGCAACTTGTTTGTGTTTGACTCccgcctctctctccctcctgcTGCCTACAACCCTAGATCCGCGACACAAACATGTGACCTGCAGCATGCTATTAAGAATGAAAAATTCGCAAAATGCTATCTGTGCGGTTCAGTAGTCCAAGAGTTGAGACATCGGAATTGTGCAAATCTTGATTGCAACCTGCTTTTTCT atgCTGTCCAGACTGTGTGAGCAGTTTCAGAGGATGCTGCTGTTCGACTTGTATGACTGCTCCTCGGCTTAGACCTGTTTTGCCTGGCCACCAGAGATACGAGAAATGGCATCTTTATAGAGATTTGGAAATACAACCAAGTTGA
- the LOC104416253 gene encoding rhodanese-like domain-containing protein 8, chloroplastic isoform X2, whose amino-acid sequence MSLAAPFAAALLCDVAVAPAFVRLPRLRTSVGGEDGAGDEPVFRHGGPRIRARSASAGGGRASLAVSQLRRRKEGGSSATRGCAALSSGNGADSRRVSGGDFVVVSFYRFVRVENPEEEVAKHLAFLKDLDIHGRIYLNAQGINAQYSGPLADARSYFEWLRENDRFSDILIQISPALSGHAFPKLKVQFKPLVQVDGGIAHLPLLNTSMRATPLEPSEWKKRVVALSRSRDASSGNVDSDCIILDLRNGYEWDIGHFQGARRPEVDCFRSTSFGLSETEVNDSDPLADVNKEKTDVLMYCTGGIRCDVYSTILRCGAHTCSHMLYHRLQNVDLLVHGAEKRDLRGCTL is encoded by the exons ATGAGCCTCGCCGCTCCGTTCGCCGCGGCTCTCCTCTGCGACGTCGCGGTCGCTCCCGCGTTCGTTCGCCTCCCGAGGCTCAGGACCTCCGTCGGCGGCGAGGACGGCGCCGGCGACGAGCCCGTCTTCCGTCACGGGGGCCCGCGGATTCGCGCGCGTTCGGCTTCGGCCGGCGGTGGAAGAGCTTCGCTCGCCGTCTCGCAGCTCCGACGGCGGAAGGAAGGCGGTTCGAGCGCGACGCGCGGCTGCGCGGCCCTTTCTTCTGGAAATGGCGCGGATTCACGGCGAGTCTCCGGAGGAGATTTCGTGGTCGTGAGTTTCTACCGCTTCGTGCGCGTTGAGAACCCGGAGGAGGAGGTCGCGAAGCACCTCGCGTTCTTGAAG GATCTTGATATACACGGTCGGATATATCTCAATGCGCAAGGGATTAATGCGCAG TACAGTGGGCCACTGGCAGATGCTCGCTCATATTTTGAATGGTTGAGAGAAAATGACAGATTCTCGGATATACTAATTCAGATCTCTCCTGCTCTAAGTGGGCATGCATTCCCTAAATTGAAAGTGCAATTTAAGCCCTTGGTACAG GTGGATGGAGGTATTGCCCATCTTCCCCTGCTCAACACTTCTATGAGAGCAACACCTTTAGAACCTTCTGAATGGAAGAAACGAGTTGTAGCACTAAGTAGAAGCCGTGATGCATCCAGTGGGAATGTGGATTCAGACTGCATCATACTGGATCTAAGGAATG GCTATGAGTGGGATATTGGCCATTTTCAGGGGGCTCGACGTCCTGAAGTTGACTGTTTTAGGAGCACTTCATTTGGTCTATCTGAGACAGAG GTCAATGATTCAGATCCCCTAGCAGATGTCAATAAAGAGAAAACAGATGTACTTATGTACTGTACCGGCGGTATCCGCTGTGATGTGTATTCTACCATTTTAAG GTGTGGAGCTCATACATGCAGTCACATGCTCTACCACCGCCTGCAAAATGTTGATTTACTTGTCCATGGTGCAGAAAAAAGGGATTTAAGAGGTTGTACACTTTAA
- the LOC104456416 gene encoding nascent polypeptide-associated complex subunit beta yields MNVEKLMKMAGSVRTGGKGTMRRKKKAVHKTTTTDDKRLQSTLKRIGVNAIPAIEEVNIFKDDVVIQFVNPKVQASIAANTWVVSGAPQTKKLQDILPGIINQLGPDNLDNLRKLAEQFQKQSPGAAATAGATAMQEDDDDEVPELVPGETFEAAAEEGHKS; encoded by the exons ATGAATGTGGAGAAGCTTATGAAGATGGCGGGTTCAGTCCGCACTGGTGGAAAGGGTACCATGAGAAG AAAGAAGAAGGCTGTGCACAAGACAACTACCACGGATGACAAAAGGCTCCAAAGCACTCTCAAAAGAATTGGGGTTAATGCTATTCCTGCAATTGAGGAAGTCAACATTTTCAAGGATGATGTTGTCATCCAATTTGTAAATCCCAAAG TTCAAGCCTCTATTGCAGCCAATACATGGGTTGTCAGTGGTGCTCCTCAGACCAAGA AATTGCAAGATATCCTCCCAGGAATAATCAACCAATTAGGGCCAGATAACTTGGACAACCTAAGGAAGCTGGCTGAACAGTTCCAGAAGCAGTCACCTGGTGCTGCTGCCACAGCAGGCGCAACTGCAATGcaggaggatgatgatgatgaggtcCCTGAACTTGTTCCGGGGGAGACTTTCGAGGCTGCTGCGGAGGAGGGTCACAAATCTTAG
- the LOC104456417 gene encoding xyloglucan endotransglucosylase/hydrolase protein 9, which produces MSHPRTQMAISKRRSPSCSLIALTMMVWLWSSHVVPRVAGCDGFDELFQPNWAPEHFECERDQTKLTLDSSSGCGFGSRKAYLFGLTSVQIKLVQGDSAGTVTAFYMSSDGPNHDELDFEFLGNLSGEPYLVQTNVYVNGTGDREQRHSLWFDPTTDFHTYSLFWNRRYITFLVDGIPIRVFANKEESHGVPYPKNQPMRVLGSVWNADDWATQGGRVKTNWSHAPFVSSFRAFDIDACELSPETADVTTKCGQLGRYWWDRPSFNELGRRQSRQLKWVCKKYLVYDYCEDKPRFSELPKECVG; this is translated from the exons ATGTCGCATCCGAGAACTCAGATGGCAATCTCGAAGCGGCGGTCTCCTTCATGCTCCTTGATCGCCTTGACGATGATGGTGTGGTTATGGAGTTCTCATGTGGTTCCGAGGGTAGCCGGTTGTGACGGCTTCGACGAGCTCTTTCAACCCAATTGGGCTCCTGAGCACTTCGAGTGTGAAAGGGACCAAACGAAGTTGACTCTTGATTCTTCTTCTG GTTGTGGATTTGGGTCCAGGAAGGCATACCTGTTTGGACTGACAAGCGTGCAAATTAAGCTGGTCCAAGGCGATTCGGCCGGAACAGTAACGGCATTCTAC ATGTCTTCGGACGGGCCCAACCACGATGAGCTTGACTTCGAGTTTCTGGGAAACCTATCCGGAGAACCTTACCTTGTACAAACCAACGTCTATGTCAACGGCACCGGAGATAGAGAGCAAAGGCACAGCCTTTGGTTCGACCCTACCACGGATTTTCACACCTACTCTTTGTTCTGGAACCGGCGTTATATCAC GTTTCTGGTCGATGGAATTCCTATAAGAGTGTTCGCGAACAAGGAAGAGTCACACGGCGTGCCGTATCCGAAGAACCAGCCTATGCGTGTCCTTGGTTCGGTGTGGAACGCCGACGATTGGGCTACCCAAGGAGGGAGGGTGAAGACGAACTGGAGCCATGCGCCTTTTGTCTCTTCGTTCAGGGCCTTCGACATCGACGCCTGTGAGCTGTCGCCGGAGACGGCCGATGTCACGACCAAGTGCGGGCAATTGGGGCGATACTGGTGGGACAGGCCGTCGTTCAACGAGTTAGGCCGGCGCCAGAGCCGACAACTGAAGTGGGTATGCAAGAAGTACTTGGTCTACGACTATTGCGAGGACAAGCCCAGGTTTTCTGAGCTTCCTAAGGAATGTGTGGGGTAG
- the LOC104456418 gene encoding tetratricopeptide repeat protein 1 — MELTLISPLNRPLSLSRPKRCRRPAAAAARAAGSSPELSEVRVCTNRTCRKQGSFQTLEALSGLAPPGVAVKACGCLGRCGSGPNLALLPEGVIVSHCGTAARAARIFWSDDDGGVLRSLEALALRKRAESELEKGNFSDAEVLLTQAIAIRPCGGIHVMYKDRSVARLGMCNYSGALEDAKEALTLSPQYIEAQLCQGDAFMEMEQFDEAEKSYFMSLQIDPSIRRSRSFKDRVERLQQKLDAADIS; from the exons ATGGAGCTCACCTTAATCTCTCCCCTCAACCGcccgctctccctctctcgtcCCAAACGgtgccgccgccccgccgccgccgccgcgcgcgCGGCGGGCTCCTCGCCGGAGCTCTCCGAGGTCAGGGTCTGCACCAACCGCACCTGCCGCAAGCAGGGCTCGTTCCAGACCCTGGAGGCCCTCTCCGGCCTCGCCCCGCCCGGCGTCGCCGTCAAGGCCTGCGGTTGCCTGGGCCGGTGCGGCTCCGGCCCCAACCTCGCCCTCCTGCCCGAGGGCGTCATCGTCAGCCACTGCGGCACCGCCGCGCGCGCCGCCCGGATCTTCTGgagcgacgacgacggcggcgtGCTAAGGAGCCTGGAGGCGCTCGCGCTGAGGAAGAGAGCCGAGAGCGAGCTGGAGAAGGGGAATTTCTCCGATGCCGAGGTGCTGCTAACTCAG GCTATAGCAATAAGGCCATGCGGTGGGATCCATGTGATGTATAAAGACAG ATCTGTTGCGAGGTTGGGAATGTGCAACTATAGCGGGGCTCTTGAAGATGCAAAAGAAGCGTTGACATTATCTCCTCAGTACATTGAG GCTCAATTATGTCAGGGAGATGCTTTCATGGAAATGGAACAGTTTGATGAAGCTGAGAAGTCCTATTTTATGTCCTTACAGATAGATCCCTCCATTCGTCGTTCTAGATCATTCAAG GATCGAGTTGAAAGGCTTCAACAGAAACTAGATGCTGCAGATATCTCTTGA